The proteins below come from a single uncultured Carboxylicivirga sp. genomic window:
- a CDS encoding tetratricopeptide repeat protein → MISTYAIIANEIDTDGLINDVISTYKESLHNNENADSLVFVLREKLQDKKAELSKLSVEIQNASKDLEEKGLYFGALTLLNTHISYLNTDSANLRVKKELFYSYNSLGRLNMSLRDNKRAASMYMQALNLAEQIDCDSCMASIYNNFGEFYLNQGDLEKTRSTLEKALMYNEKLKRQRDMVVNYVNLGIVYNLQKNYVKAKQSYKKSLELLDTTDVNLHSIINLNISTVYTDQGDYKKAEKYLRRGLALIGEDSQGIVSHKIELVLAKCLAHQNKIAEATYYANEALKKSYRLNIPGKTAETRRALADVYLLMGDSVKAVKYLLSYESINDSINQEQSKEAINRLLSVYEIELLKREKHELEQSNKINQLVVSKQRIVIVGSVAMVILLLFLLFVVYRKNKSDKERNKLINQQKELKIAHEKQQFAIEREKMEQEIDFKNRQLTTSTLSQVANNEFRIKINQDLQEVKKFIKSKNGDASSKLIDKLMMDIKRTSSTYLSEEFKTYFDSVHPSFYEKISKQHPDLTANEIRLCSFLKMGLSTKEIASLTFREVRSVESARNRLRKKLCLDAGVDLVTYMIDI, encoded by the coding sequence ATGATAAGTACTTATGCTATTATTGCCAATGAAATTGATACTGATGGCTTGATTAACGATGTTATTAGTACTTATAAAGAGTCGTTACATAATAATGAGAATGCGGATAGCCTTGTGTTTGTGTTACGAGAAAAGTTACAAGATAAGAAAGCTGAGTTGAGCAAATTATCTGTTGAAATACAAAATGCTTCGAAAGATTTGGAAGAAAAAGGTTTGTATTTTGGGGCCCTAACCCTGTTAAATACTCATATTAGCTATTTGAATACCGATTCAGCCAACTTAAGAGTAAAGAAGGAATTGTTTTATTCATATAATTCCTTGGGACGACTTAATATGAGTTTACGCGATAACAAAAGAGCTGCCTCAATGTATATGCAAGCTTTAAATTTAGCAGAGCAGATCGATTGCGATTCATGTATGGCTTCTATATATAATAATTTTGGAGAGTTTTATTTGAACCAAGGCGACCTGGAGAAAACTCGTAGTACATTGGAAAAGGCTTTAATGTATAATGAGAAATTGAAGCGTCAAAGAGATATGGTCGTAAACTATGTGAACTTAGGAATAGTTTATAACCTTCAGAAAAACTACGTTAAAGCTAAACAGAGTTATAAGAAATCATTAGAATTATTGGATACAACGGATGTAAACCTTCATTCAATCATAAATTTAAACATTAGTACGGTATATACTGATCAAGGAGATTATAAAAAGGCAGAAAAGTATTTAAGAAGAGGGTTAGCTTTGATTGGAGAAGATTCTCAGGGGATTGTGTCTCATAAAATAGAATTGGTGCTGGCTAAATGTTTGGCTCATCAGAATAAGATTGCAGAAGCAACTTATTATGCCAACGAAGCTTTAAAAAAGAGTTATCGTCTGAATATTCCAGGTAAAACTGCCGAAACACGAAGGGCTTTGGCCGATGTTTATCTCTTGATGGGAGATTCAGTAAAAGCTGTAAAATATCTACTTTCCTATGAAAGTATTAACGATTCAATAAATCAAGAGCAAAGCAAAGAGGCTATTAATCGCTTATTATCGGTTTATGAAATTGAATTATTAAAACGAGAAAAACACGAGTTGGAGCAATCAAATAAAATTAACCAGCTGGTTGTTAGTAAACAACGAATAGTGATTGTGGGATCTGTTGCAATGGTGATTTTACTGCTGTTTTTGTTGTTTGTTGTTTATCGTAAAAACAAAAGTGATAAAGAAAGAAATAAATTAATCAACCAACAGAAAGAGTTAAAGATTGCTCATGAGAAGCAACAGTTTGCTATTGAACGAGAGAAGATGGAGCAAGAGATCGATTTTAAAAACAGGCAATTAACCACCAGTACTTTGTCGCAAGTGGCTAATAACGAGTTTAGGATAAAAATAAATCAGGATCTTCAGGAAGTAAAGAAGTTCATTAAAAGTAAAAATGGTGATGCCTCATCAAAATTAATTGATAAATTAATGATGGATATCAAGCGTACTAGTAGTACATATCTAAGTGAGGAATTTAAGACTTACTTTGATAGTGTTCATCCATCTTTTTATGAAAAAATAAGCAAGCAACATCCCGATTTAACAGCCAACGAAATTAGGTTGTGTTCTTTCTTAAAAATGGGCCTTTCAACGAAAGAAATTGC